Proteins found in one Streptococcus anginosus subsp. whileyi MAS624 genomic segment:
- the yajC gene encoding preprotein translocase subunit YajC, producing MGNGFSILIMLVVMMGLMFFMQRSQKKQADKRMESLNKLQKGYEVITIGGLYGTVDEVDTEKKTVVLDVDGVYLTFELTAIKTVLPLTEGITAVAGADGSVDMSEDTAIEEE from the coding sequence ATGGGTAACGGTTTTTCAATTTTAATCATGTTGGTTGTGATGATGGGCTTGATGTTCTTCATGCAACGTTCTCAAAAGAAACAAGCAGACAAACGGATGGAAAGCTTGAACAAACTACAAAAAGGATATGAAGTTATCACAATTGGTGGCTTGTATGGTACGGTTGATGAAGTTGATACTGAAAAGAAAACAGTTGTTCTTGATGTAGACGGTGTTTACTTGACATTTGAATTAACAGCTATCAAGACCGTATTACCTCTCACAGAGGGAATCACAGCAGTTGCTGGTGCAGACGGAAGTGTTGATATGTCAGAAGATACAGCTATTGAAGAAGAATAG
- a CDS encoding prolyl-tRNA synthetase associated domain-containing protein: MTKESMIYQLLNELKISYDRLDHEPISSVIEAAEKGIVLPGQQVKNLFLKNKKGRQFYLVILRDEKTADIKHLAEILDEKRLSFANDKELEELLQVEPGAVTPFGLLFDKEKKVQLIVDEEVDPNLTVGFHPFVNTTTLNIAYADFLRFLEKAEHTVKRIRC; encoded by the coding sequence ATGACAAAGGAAAGTATGATTTATCAGCTGTTGAATGAATTGAAAATTTCTTATGATCGTCTGGATCATGAACCAATTTCTTCCGTTATTGAGGCTGCTGAAAAGGGAATTGTCCTACCGGGGCAACAGGTCAAAAATCTCTTTTTGAAAAATAAAAAGGGGCGTCAATTTTATTTGGTCATTTTGCGGGACGAAAAAACGGCAGATATCAAGCATTTGGCAGAAATCCTTGATGAAAAACGATTATCATTTGCCAATGATAAGGAGCTGGAGGAGCTTTTACAGGTAGAACCAGGTGCGGTTACACCTTTTGGGTTGCTTTTTGATAAGGAAAAGAAAGTCCAGCTGATTGTGGACGAGGAGGTTGATCCGAACTTGACCGTGGGTTTTCATCCTTTTGTCAATACAACAACGCTCAATATCGCTTATGCTGACTTTTTACGTTTTTTGGAAAAAGCAGAGCATACTGTCAAAAGAATTCGCTGCTAG
- the tkt gene encoding transketolase, with product MSNLSVNAIRFLGIDAIEKSKSGHPGVVMGAAPMAYDLFTKQMRVNPEVPNWVNRDRFVLSAGHGSMLLYALLHLSGFQDVTMDEIKNFRQWGSKTPGHPEFGHTAGVDATTGPLGQGISMATGFAQAERFLAAKYNREGYTIFDHYTYVICGDGDLMEGVSAEAASYAGLQKLDKLIVLYDSNDINLDGETKDSFTESVRDRYNAYGWHTALVKDGTDLEAINAAIEAAKVSGKPSLIEVKTVIGYGSPNKQGTNAVHGAPLGAEEAAATRKALSWDYAPFEIPEEVYEDYRVNVAERGKAAYDAWEKLVEEYKQAYPDLADEVAAIIAGKDPVEIKPEDFPVKETGLSQATRNSSQDALNAAAKVLPTFLGGSADLAHSNMTYIKEDGLQDDAHRLNRNIQFGVREFAMGTILNGMALHGGLRVYGGTFFVFSDYVKAAVRLSALQGLPVTYVFTHDSIAVGEDGPTHEPIEHLAGLRAIPNLNVLRPADARETQAAWYLALKSKTTPTALVLTRQNLTVEAGTDFDKVAKGAYVVYETTDGFDTILLASGSEVNLAVAAAKELEAQGEKVRVVSVPSTDIFDAQDAAYKEAILPNAVRRRVAIEMAATQSWYKYVGLDGAVIGIDKFGASAPAAKVMEEYGFTVAHVVEVVKNLK from the coding sequence ATGTCAAATTTATCTGTCAATGCCATTCGTTTTTTGGGAATTGATGCTATTGAAAAATCAAAATCTGGTCACCCAGGTGTTGTCATGGGCGCAGCTCCGATGGCTTATGACTTGTTTACCAAGCAAATGCGTGTGAATCCAGAAGTACCAAATTGGGTCAATCGCGATCGTTTTGTATTATCAGCAGGCCACGGCTCTATGCTGCTCTATGCACTTCTTCACTTGTCTGGTTTTCAAGATGTCACAATGGACGAAATCAAGAACTTCCGTCAATGGGGTTCTAAGACGCCTGGACATCCAGAATTTGGACACACGGCTGGTGTAGATGCGACAACTGGACCCCTTGGTCAAGGAATTTCGATGGCAACTGGTTTTGCGCAAGCAGAACGTTTCCTAGCTGCTAAGTACAACCGTGAAGGCTATACTATCTTTGACCACTATACGTATGTCATTTGTGGTGACGGAGACTTGATGGAAGGCGTGTCTGCTGAAGCGGCTTCTTATGCTGGACTGCAAAAGCTAGATAAGCTCATCGTTCTTTATGATTCAAACGATATCAATTTGGACGGAGAAACGAAGGATTCCTTTACAGAAAGTGTTCGTGACCGTTACAATGCTTACGGTTGGCACACAGCTTTGGTTAAAGACGGAACAGACTTAGAAGCGATCAATGCAGCGATTGAAGCCGCAAAAGTTTCTGGCAAACCTTCCTTGATTGAAGTCAAAACGGTCATTGGCTATGGCTCGCCAAATAAACAGGGAACCAATGCTGTTCATGGGGCTCCTCTTGGTGCAGAAGAAGCAGCCGCTACTCGCAAAGCTCTTTCTTGGGATTACGCACCATTTGAAATTCCAGAAGAAGTCTACGAAGATTATCGGGTTAATGTTGCAGAACGCGGCAAAGCTGCCTATGATGCTTGGGAAAAACTCGTTGAAGAATACAAACAAGCCTATCCTGACTTAGCTGATGAAGTTGCTGCCATTATTGCTGGAAAAGATCCAGTTGAGATCAAACCAGAAGATTTCCCAGTAAAAGAAACAGGTCTTTCACAAGCTACTCGTAATTCTAGCCAAGATGCTTTGAATGCTGCCGCAAAAGTTCTCCCAACTTTCCTTGGTGGCTCTGCTGACCTCGCTCATTCTAATATGACTTACATCAAAGAAGATGGTTTGCAAGATGATGCCCACCGTCTTAACCGCAATATTCAATTCGGTGTGCGTGAATTTGCTATGGGGACTATTTTGAATGGTATGGCACTTCACGGAGGACTTCGTGTTTATGGCGGTACGTTCTTTGTCTTCTCAGACTATGTTAAAGCGGCTGTTCGCTTGTCAGCTCTGCAAGGTTTGCCTGTGACCTATGTCTTTACACATGACTCAATCGCAGTTGGTGAAGACGGTCCAACTCATGAGCCAATTGAGCATTTAGCAGGACTTCGTGCCATTCCAAACCTCAATGTTTTGCGTCCAGCAGATGCGCGTGAAACGCAGGCCGCTTGGTACTTGGCGCTGAAGAGCAAAACAACCCCGACAGCTCTTGTTCTCACGCGTCAAAACTTGACTGTTGAAGCTGGAACAGACTTTGACAAGGTAGCGAAAGGCGCCTATGTTGTGTATGAGACAACAGATGGTTTTGATACAATCCTTCTAGCATCTGGTTCTGAAGTCAACTTAGCTGTTGCAGCTGCAAAAGAGTTAGAAGCGCAAGGAGAAAAGGTTCGCGTTGTCAGCGTACCGTCAACAGACATCTTTGATGCACAAGACGCTGCTTACAAAGAAGCAATTTTACCAAATGCAGTTCGTCGCCGTGTTGCAATCGAAATGGCTGCAACCCAGTCTTGGTACAAATATGTCGGACTTGACGGAGCTGTTATCGGCATTGACAAATTCGGTGCTTCTGCTCCAGCTGCTAAGGTAATGGAAGAATATGGCTTCACCGTTGCTCATGTCGTAGAAGTTGTGAAAAATTTGAAATAG
- the ulaG gene encoding L-ascorbate 6-phosphate lactonase yields MPNVNEITRESWILSTFPEWGTWLNEEIEQEVVPADNFAMWWLGNCGIWIKTPGGANVVMDLWSNRGKATKQVKDMVRGHQMANMAGARKLQPNLRAQPMVIDPFMINELDYYLVSHYHSDHIDINTAAAIINNPKLNHVKFVGPYECGEVWKNWGVPKDRIMILKPGDIFEFKDIKITAVESFDRTCLVTLPIQGADAQDGDLAGLAITDDDMARKAVNYIFETPGGTIYHGADSHFSNYFAKHGKDFNIDVAINNYGDNPIGIQDKMTSIDLLRMAENLRAKVIIPVHYDIWSNFMASTDEILALWKMRKERLQYQFHPFIWEVGGKYTYPQDKDRIEYHHPRGFDDCFEHDSNIQFKALL; encoded by the coding sequence ATGCCAAACGTAAACGAAATTACTCGGGAATCTTGGATTTTAAGTACTTTCCCAGAATGGGGAACATGGTTAAATGAAGAAATCGAGCAAGAAGTCGTGCCAGCTGACAACTTTGCGATGTGGTGGTTAGGAAACTGTGGTATCTGGATTAAGACACCAGGCGGTGCTAATGTTGTCATGGACTTATGGTCAAATCGTGGGAAAGCGACCAAGCAAGTTAAGGATATGGTTCGTGGACATCAAATGGCTAATATGGCAGGAGCTCGTAAATTACAGCCCAATCTTAGGGCCCAACCAATGGTGATTGATCCATTTATGATTAATGAGTTGGATTATTATTTGGTTTCTCATTATCATAGTGACCACATCGATATTAATACTGCGGCAGCCATTATCAATAACCCAAAACTTAATCATGTTAAATTTGTAGGACCTTATGAATGTGGTGAAGTTTGGAAAAATTGGGGTGTGCCAAAAGATCGTATTATGATCTTAAAGCCAGGTGATATCTTTGAATTCAAAGATATTAAGATCACCGCTGTAGAGTCGTTTGACCGCACCTGTCTGGTAACTCTCCCAATACAAGGAGCTGATGCTCAAGATGGTGATTTAGCAGGTTTAGCTATCACAGATGATGACATGGCTCGCAAAGCTGTTAACTATATTTTTGAAACACCAGGTGGTACCATCTATCATGGCGCAGATTCTCACTTCTCAAACTATTTTGCCAAACATGGAAAAGATTTCAATATTGATGTAGCGATTAACAACTACGGTGACAACCCAATCGGTATTCAAGACAAGATGACTTCGATTGATTTGCTTCGTATGGCTGAAAATCTGCGTGCCAAAGTCATTATTCCAGTTCACTACGACATCTGGTCTAATTTCATGGCTTCAACAGATGAGATTCTTGCCCTCTGGAAAATGCGCAAAGAGCGCTTGCAATATCAATTCCATCCATTCATTTGGGAAGTCGGCGGTAAATACACTTATCCGCAAGACAAAGACAGAATTGAATACCACCATCCACGTGGTTTTGATGATTGCTTCGAGCACGATTCAAATATTCAATTTAAGGCTTTACTATAA
- a CDS encoding BglG family transcription antiterminator has translation MILLDQTSCDLLRYLIQLKEPETIMTISRATNQSRRKIYYHLEKINDALAEVGEMISSRPRVGIVLTAQQKELCQSLLEGVDSYSYVMSMTERMQLTVLYICVANKRVTIEKLMELTEVSRNTVLNDLNEIRNQLASEQYQVNLTSTKAQGYLLKCHPLNKIQYVHSLLYHIFAEGNHSFVTILTKKIRNFVGDEILLSDDLQDFLNQRVQDVEQDLGKKINRHEIKFMLQVLPYLLLSCRNMALSEEEQEDLKREFTLIRKRIEYQAAKHLNNNLGATFGLKLNDIEISLLTVLLLSYRKDRDIHATSQDYVQLKEAIDEFIWRFEVSSHFEIENKEDLLRNLLTHCKALLFRKTYGILSKNPLTRQIKEKYADLFAVTKSCAVILEEAWLISLTDDEVAYLALHMGGFLKHNHAEKRDAKRIYLVCDEGVAVQKLLLKQCLYHLPNENLSAVFTTEQFKSVEDILDVDLLITTNDGLETTLPTIQIQPILDYEDVLNITSFVKDQTLSTKGVRFSQDLERLLSQYLKDSTRTQELKNKIQKLVNEELLSTSTED, from the coding sequence ATGATACTATTGGACCAGACAAGTTGTGACTTACTAAGATACCTCATTCAGTTGAAAGAGCCAGAAACGATTATGACGATTTCACGAGCAACCAATCAATCGCGGAGGAAGATTTATTATCATTTGGAAAAAATCAATGACGCTTTGGCAGAGGTTGGTGAAATGATTAGCAGTCGTCCGAGGGTAGGGATTGTCTTAACTGCACAGCAAAAGGAATTATGCCAATCCTTGCTGGAAGGAGTCGATTCTTATAGTTATGTCATGAGCATGACCGAGCGCATGCAGTTGACCGTTCTGTATATTTGTGTTGCAAATAAGCGTGTCACCATTGAAAAACTGATGGAATTGACCGAGGTGTCTCGGAATACCGTTCTTAATGATTTGAACGAAATCCGCAATCAGTTAGCTTCAGAGCAGTATCAAGTCAACCTTACATCCACAAAAGCGCAAGGATATCTTTTGAAATGTCATCCACTCAATAAAATCCAATATGTACATTCTCTCTTGTATCACATTTTTGCAGAGGGAAATCATAGTTTTGTTACGATTTTAACAAAGAAGATAAGGAATTTTGTTGGTGATGAGATTCTTCTGTCGGATGATTTACAAGACTTTCTTAACCAAAGGGTACAAGATGTAGAGCAAGACTTAGGTAAGAAAATCAATCGCCATGAAATCAAATTTATGTTGCAAGTCTTACCATATCTTCTGTTGAGCTGTCGAAATATGGCTTTAAGTGAGGAAGAACAGGAAGATTTGAAGCGTGAGTTTACCTTGATTCGCAAGCGGATTGAATATCAAGCAGCTAAACATTTGAACAACAATTTAGGGGCGACATTTGGCTTGAAATTAAATGATATTGAGATTTCACTCTTAACTGTTCTTTTGCTTTCTTACCGGAAAGATCGGGATATTCATGCAACCAGTCAAGATTATGTCCAATTAAAAGAAGCGATTGATGAGTTTATCTGGCGTTTTGAAGTTAGTTCGCACTTTGAAATTGAAAATAAAGAAGATTTGTTGCGGAATTTATTGACGCATTGCAAAGCTCTACTATTTCGTAAAACCTACGGCATTCTGTCTAAAAATCCATTGACAAGACAGATCAAGGAAAAATATGCAGATTTGTTTGCGGTCACCAAGTCTTGCGCTGTGATTTTGGAGGAAGCGTGGCTTATTTCACTAACCGATGATGAGGTGGCTTATCTTGCTCTTCACATGGGTGGATTTTTAAAGCATAATCATGCTGAAAAACGAGATGCTAAACGAATTTATTTAGTTTGTGACGAGGGAGTAGCTGTGCAGAAATTGCTACTCAAACAGTGCTTGTATCATTTACCAAATGAAAATTTAAGTGCTGTTTTTACGACAGAACAATTCAAAAGCGTCGAAGACATTTTAGATGTGGATTTATTAATTACGACAAATGACGGCTTGGAAACCACTCTGCCAACGATCCAGATTCAGCCCATTTTGGATTACGAGGACGTATTGAATATTACTTCTTTTGTCAAAGATCAAACCCTTTCTACTAAAGGAGTGCGATTTAGTCAAGATTTAGAACGACTTTTGTCACAATACCTCAAGGATTCAACTCGTACACAAGAGTTGAAAAATAAAATTCAAAAGCTTGTAAACGAAGAATTATTATCAACTTCAACAGAAGACTGA